From a single Nicotiana tomentosiformis chromosome 2, ASM39032v3, whole genome shotgun sequence genomic region:
- the LOC117280828 gene encoding pentatricopeptide repeat-containing protein At2g02980, chloroplastic-like, whose protein sequence is MANSSVPQVQQKFGVIRQLRVEVDTVKVEAEEWKKNMDRLASEKEVVRAQLASAETQPRSLKENALVQAKKIEEFQSQLGSAISYRERLATELAAAKSEVEIATANADAMVAIYRSDAEAAQIVSLSSRLGYQVQYLKFSVTPVTKIHRKEYISLLTSKKNIGKLEELEEVESRLVSLISKCPNLRVLHQIHAHITTTHSFIPLPTISFILSKVLAFAALSPNGSLNYAKRVLTQIPNPSIFSYNSLIRGFLESQIPSQEPIFIFKKLLKKNYPKANTFTLAFVLKACSLLAEFKEGQQVHKHVIQSGFGSSPFVQTSLLNLYAKCEEIGLAEKVFDEIPERNVVAWSAMISGYSRLGMLNESLSLFREMQKTGVSPDKVTMVSVISACAMLGALDLGRWVHAYIDRRLIENDLELSTALVNMYAKCGCIEKAIELFEAMPVKDSKAWSSMIVGLAINGLAEYALVTFSRMDKAKVEPNHVTLVGVLMACAHSGLVFEGKKYWASMIESGIEPSLEHYGCMVDLLSRSNLIDEAYSFVEAMPLTPCPAILRTLLVGCKKNKILDKGEILGQHLIELEPWNAENYILLSSLYASVSDWEKMRHVRKQMKDKGIKAMPGCSSIEVDGLVHEFIMSDWSHPEAEEIKEVLRDISQRVYSTGHEPWIATILHNVSDEEKEIALCEHSERLAIAFGLLKTKAPTVIRIVKNLRVCRDCHEVTKIISRLYNREIIVRDRVRFHRFVNGVCSCRDFW, encoded by the exons ATGGCTAATAGTTCGGTCCCACAGGTCCAGCAAAAGTTTGGTGTGATCAGGCAGCTTCGTGTTGAAGTAGACACAGTGAAAGTGGAGGCCGAGGAgtggaagaagaacatggaccgtcttgcctcagaaaaggaggTTGTTCGAGCTCAACTGGCCTCGGCTGAGACCCAACCCCGAAGCTTGAAAGAGAAtgccttggtgcaagccaagaaaatcgaggagttccagtctcAGTTGGGCTCAGCAATTTCTTATCGAGAGAGACTGGCCAcagaacttgcagcggccaaatcggaggtcgaaaTAGCCACGgctaatgctgatgcaatggtggccATCTACCGGTCCgacgctgaagctgctcag ATAGTCTCACTCAGTTCCAGGCTCGGCTACCAAGTACAGTACTTGAAGTTCTCAGTCACTCCAGTTACCAAAATTCACCGCAAAGAATATATCAGTCTCCTAACATCAAAGAAGAATATAGGCAAGTTAGAAGAGCTGGAAGAAGTAGAATCAAGACTCGTTTCACTTATTTCAAAATGCCCCAATCTGAGAGTCCTCCATCAAATTCATGCCCATATAACCACTACTCATTCCTTTATTCCACTTCCCACTATCTCCTTCATTCTCTCCAAAGTTCTCGCCTTTGCAGCCCTTTCTCCCAATGGGAGCCTCAATTATGCCAAACGGGTCCTTACCCAAATCCCAAACCCTAGCATTTTCTCTTATAATTCTCTCATCAGAGGTTTTCTTGAATCCCAAATCCCATCTCAAGAACCCATTTTTATTTTCAAGAAACTGCTCAAGAAAAATTACCCAAAAGCAAATACTTTCACTTTAGCATTTGTTTTGAAGGCATGTTCACTTTTGGCAGAATTTAAGGAAGGCCAACAAGTGCATAAGCATGTAATACAATCTGGGTTTGGATCAAGCCCCTTTGTTCAAACCTCAttgttgaatttatacgcgaaaTGTGAAGAGATTGGGCTGGCGGAGAAAGTGTTTGATGAAATTCCTGAGAGAAATGTGGTTGCTTGGAGTGCAATGATTAGCGGGTATTCGAGACTTGGGATGTTGAATGAGTCTTTAAGTTTGTTTAGGGAAATGCAGAAGACAGGTGTTTCGCCCGATAAGGTGACAATGGTGAGCGTGATATCGGCTTGTGCTATGCTTGGGGCATTAGATTTGGGGAGGTGGGTGCATGCTTATATCGACAGGAGATTGATTGAGAATGATCTTGAGCTTAGTACTGCGCTTGTTAACATGTATGCAAAGTGTGGATGCATTGAGAAGGCAATCGAGTTATTTGAAGCGATGCCTGTTAAAGATTCCAAGGCTTGGAGCTCAATGATAGTTGGTTTAGCGATAAATGGGCTCGCAGAATATGCATTGGTGACATTTTCCAGGATGGATAAAGCTAAG GTGGAACCTAACCATGTGACACTTGTTGGGGTACTTATGGCCTGTGCTCATAGTGGACTAGTTTTTGAAGGGAAAAAGTATTGGGCAAGCATGATTGAGTCTGGTATTGAGCCATCTTTAGAGCACTATGGCTGCATGGTCGATCTGTTAAGCCGTTCAAACTTAATTGATGAAGCTTATTCATTTGTCGAAGCCATGCCACTCACCCCGTGTCCAGCAATATTGCGCACATTACTTGTTGGGTGCAAAAAGAACAAGATCTTGGACAAAGGTGAAATTCTCGGCCAGCATCTCATTGAATTAGAGCCGTGGAATGCAGAGAACTATATCCTACTGTCTAGTTTGTATGCATCGGTATCAGACTGGGAAAAAATGCGCCACGTGAGGAAGCAGATGAAAGACAAAGGGATTAAGGCAATGCCAGGATGCAGTTCCATTGAAGTTGACGGTCTTGTGCACGAGTTCATAATGAGTGATTGGTCGCACCCTGAAGCAGAGGAGATCAAAGAAGTCCTAAGAGATATATCGCAAAGGGTATATTCTACAGGTCATGAACCTTGGATTGCTACTATACTGCACAATGTGAGTGATGAAGAGAAGGAAATTGCTCTATGTGAGCACAGTGAAAGGTTGGCTATTGCGTTTGGCCTTTTGAAGACAAAAGCACCAACAGTGATTAGGATAGTGAAGAATCTTAGAGTATGTAGAGACTGCCATGAAGTGACAAAGATAATTAGTAGATTATACAACAGAGAGATCATTGTTAGGGACAGAGTTAGGTTCCACAGGTTTGTCAATGGAGTTTGTTCTTGCAGAGATTTTTGGTAA
- the LOC104113393 gene encoding remorin 4.2-like — MLNYQRPSAIASSSRESLLVQEHNNHDQDHQEEEQIRDIYALTPPRPPSTNRGRQRETWETNSHRSSTNLSTASTEIASSENFSTMSREFNALVLAGSSISNNHGSENDSNNNNNNNSNILGRIGEDDYETIEETNPLAIVPDNYSNPLSLDTINNPSSRDHVVSNSMSGINHGEITVQRVKKEEVESKINAWQNAKISKINNRFKREDAVIIGWESEEVQKATSWMKKVERKLEEKRAKALEKMQNDIAKARRKAEERRASAEAKRGTKVAKVLEICNLMRAVGRAPAKRSFF, encoded by the exons ATGTTGAATTATCAAAGACCTAGTGCCATAGCAAGTAGTAGCAGAGAAAGTCTTCTTGTTCAAGAACATAATAATCATGATCAAGATCATCAAGAAGAAGAACAAATCAGAGACATCTATGCTCTGACCCCACCAAGGCCTCCATCAACAAATCGTGGCCGTCAAAGAGAAACTTGGGAAACTAATAGCCATAGATCATCTACAAATTTATCAACAGCCAGTACAGAAATAGCATCAAGTGAGAATTTCTCAACCATGAGTAGAGAATTCAATGCCTTAGTTCTTGCAGGATCTTCAATAAGCAACAACCATGGTAGCGAAAACgacagcaacaacaataataataacaatagcaataTTTTGGGAAGAATTGGTGAAGATGATTATGAAACAATAGAGGAAACAAATCCTTTAGCTATTGTTCCAGATAATTATAGTAACCCTTTGAGTTTGGACACTATTAATAATCCTTCTTCTAGAGATCATGTGGTTAGTAATTCTATGAGTGGAATTAACCATGGAGAAATTACTGTTCAAAGGGTGAAAAAAGAAGAGGTTGAATCAAAGATTAATGCATGGCAAAATGCTAAAATTTCAAAGATTAATAACAGATTTAAGCGTGAAGATGCTGTTATTATTGGCTGGGAAAGTGAAGAGGTTCAAAAAGCTACTTCTTGGATGAAGAAAGTTGAG AGGAAGCTGGAGGAGAAGAGAGCAAAAGCTCTTGAGAAGATGCAGAATGATATAGCAAAAGCAAGGAGAAAGGCAGAGGAAAGAAGGGCATCTGCTGAAGCAAAGAGAGGAACAAAAGTTGCTAAAGTTCTTGAAATTTGCAACTTGATGAGAGCTGTTGGCAGAGCTCCCGCTAAGCGTTCCTTCTTTTAA
- the LOC138904263 gene encoding uncharacterized protein, which yields MSAIDVSPLNTLPPTSEKPPVEKFIVEKGAGDPGKEVDTTIVKPVVEGKESKEPVQNEASDSLFFIWTKDEEDDGGEKEAVNSHEEHDAQNIANEEEKSENEGASGDEKESYTEDKTGEQANDSAKEENQSEEEEVSESKGEDQEKVSKSEGGDEESE from the coding sequence ATGTCTGCTATAGATGTTTCTCCCCTAAATACTCTCCCACCCACGAGTGAAAAGCCACCAGTGGAGAAATTCATTGTCGAAAAGGGTGCAGGGGATCCGGGGAAAGAGGTAGATACAACGATTGTGAAGCCTGTGGTTGAGGGGAAAGAAAGTAAAGAACCTGTGCAAAATGAGGCTTCTGATAGTCTTTTCTTTATTTGGACTAAGGATGAGGAAGATGATGGGGGTGAAAAAGAAGCTGTGAATAGTCACGAGGAACATGATGCTCAAAACATAGCCAATGAAGAAGAAAAGAGTGAGAATGAGGGAGCATCTGGAGATGAGAAGGAGAGTTATACAGAGGATAAGACAGGTGAACAGGCTAATGATTCTGCAAAAGAAGAAAATCAGAGTGAAGAAGAGGAGGTTTCTGAAAGTAAGGGTGAGGATCAAGAAAAAGTAAGTAAGAGTGAAGGAGGTGATGAAGAGAGTGAGTAA